A part of Tigriopus californicus strain San Diego chromosome 10, Tcal_SD_v2.1, whole genome shotgun sequence genomic DNA contains:
- the LOC131888290 gene encoding lipase 3-like — protein MGLLNFWTISFCLTMSSAILLGEYEDPPNIRTVHHRVLNIIQDWGYPAEEHFVTTKDGYILALHRIPHGRQARKDQQARAIPVFLGHCLVGSSAMWAFGPPEYSLAYLLADAGYDVWMPNIRGNTYSRNHTHLDTCGSCSEFWDFNIETSALIDYPLFIDFILEHTGASDLHFAGYSMGTTQFLMLMADKPEYNQKVRTAYLLGPTAFGGNATNPMLPLAQHAEYIVGTFRLFGFQEFLPNLYGLQSRLFGKMCRTTALNLKICTEAFALSIGLSSDKMDSNLVPLYMTHMPAGGSLGQFHQYAQLFRNGGKFTKFDYGTLSNLVKYGSSEPPEYDLSQVSAPVAFFVGDNDGFATKADADKLFDALPNVFQNELLPSEGWTHLDFFLAHDAKELVNERIVHFIQDFDAAHSS, from the exons ATGGGGCTTTTAAATTTTTGGACAATCTCTTTCTGCCTAACTATGTCCAGTGCCATTCTCCTCGGCGAATACGAAGACCCTCCTAATATTCGGACCGTTCATCACCGCGTG TTGAACATCATCCAGGATTGGGGATATCCGGCAGAGGAGCACTTTGTAACTACCAAGGATGGGTACATATTGGCACTGCATAGAATCCCACATGGCCGGCAAGCGAGGAAAGACCAACAAGCTCGTGCCATCCCGGTGTTTCTAGGGCACTGTCTTGTGGGTAGTAGCGCTATGTGGGCTTTTGGGCCGCCGGAATATTCCTTAGCTTATCTTTTAGCAGATGCAG GCTATGATGTGTGGATGCCGAATATTCGCGGAAACACTTACTCACGCAACCACACCCACCTCGACACGTGTGGGTCGTGTTCAGAGTTCTGGGACTTCAATATTGAAACCTCAGCCTTAATCGATTATCCTTTGTTCATCGACTTCATACTCGAGCATACAGGAGCCAGCGACCTTCATTTTGCTGGTTACTCTATGGGCACGACCCAGTTTTTGATGCTCATGGCCGATAAACCCGAGTACAACCAAAAAGTGAGAACTGCTTATCTCTTGGGTCCCACTGCCTTTGGGGGCAATGCCACCAACCCTATGCTTCCTTTGGCTCAGCATGCTGAATACATCGTGGGTACTTTCCGCCTCTTTGGCTTTCAAGAATTCCTGCCCAACCTTTATGGGCTGCAATCTCGCTTGTTTGGAAAAATGTGCCGGACGACAGCCTTGAACCTAAAGATTTGCACGGAGGCTTTTGCCTTGAGCATTGGTCTCAGCAGTGATAAGATGGATTCGAATTTAGTTCCACTGTATATGACCCACATGCCGGCTGGAGGGTCCCTTGGGCAATTTCACCAGTACGCACAGCTGTTCAGGAATGGCGGGAAGTTCACAAAATTTGATTACGGAACCTTAAGCAACCTCGTCAAATATGGCAGCTCTGAACCTCCGGAATACGACCTGAGTCAAGTGAGCGCACCCGTGGCATTTTTCGTTGGGGATAACGACGGCTTCGCGACCAAAGCGGATGCGGATAAATTGTTTGACGCTCTGCCGAACGTGTTCCAAAATGAGTTGCTTCCCTCCGAAGGCTGGACCCATTTAGACTTTTTCTTGGCACATGATGCCAAGGAGCTCGTGAATGAGCGAATAGTTCATTTTATCCAAGACTTTGATGCAGCTCACTCATCTTAA
- the LOC131888410 gene encoding nascent polypeptide-associated complex subunit alpha, muscle-specific form-like has product MKSSSGPPPPPASGTPPAHAALLPGTRTRASPYSPFPFGSPLTRSRGSVLNPPTHHRGSETPSPAPSPAAIPTPPVRLRGREMFGGPVVFGGSNSIGNVSAFLAASTQSASPHGPLPSNASLRRANRLLSAAPYHSGQRAARRARPAPAAPAPEAPANSTLSSEDGTAPPTLNLSATAQTILATLDQLSTPLRDALKMPVPRAEKRRAMAEELMEGTGHTPYWRRRPHLGGSDSRGGVSSLPSSANSSLNGPPLRKIFTPLTSAHSSNPSTPRRVSQAKAQAQSVELVPRTTAPPRTCSTTSASFSVTGTNVGATSSGSMPSVSKSGFSLTQSLETPKSSFGGKIRAKVGEKAKCRADKALQNSEESESVPEFLQSGSVPKLEMAKMPAFSFSLPQSVPSSHSVTSNGVVDAIVTPPTRASTSSLDRNQAILTSQQVTSVKDSPVKASAPLVLKSSQPIQTPPISDPKVSPPLRDVKFVFTQPKVVPTSSSSSAFSHQGSKTFNFKKPIVVSEAGRLASELPAQHLTKFGQSPISQLPDLTQASSSSVLGHTHSITSGLMGFSYSPSKFAPKLKAGNVTDVRGDNNRLPDVASGITPAQSLVQGSVMDILGRQSSF; this is encoded by the exons ATGAAGTCTTCCTCCGGTCCGCCGCCGCCCCCGGCCAGCGGCACCCCGCCCGCTCACGCGGCGCTTTTACCCGGCACTCGCACCCGCGCCTCGCCCTATTCGCCCTTTCCCTTCGGTTCGCCTTTAACGCGCAGTCGCGGTTCCGTGCTCAATCCGCCCACCCACCATCGGGGCTCGGAAACGCCTAGTCCCGCGCCCAGTCCGGCCGCTATTCCCACCCCACCCGTGCGATTACGTGGTCGGGAAATGTTTGGCGGTCCGGTCGTGTTCGGCGGGTCGAATTCCATCGGCAATGTCAGCGCCTTCCTGGCCGCTTCGACCCAAAGCGCCTCACCCCACGGGCCTTTGCCCAGTAACGCCTCATTACGCCGAGCCAACCGACTCCTGTCGGCCGCGCCTTACCATTCAGGACAGCGGGCTGCTCGTCGGGCTCGCCCGGCCCCCGCTGCACCGGCCCCCGAGGCTCCCGCGAATTCAACTCTGTCGAGTGAGGACGGTACGGCTCCGCCCACTCTGAATTTGAGCGCCACGGCTCAAACCATTCTAGCCACGTTAGATCAACTCTCCACCCCTCTTCGTGATGCCCTCAAAATGCCCGTGCCACGGGCGGAGAAGAGGCGAGCCATGGCCGAGGAACTAATGGAGG GAACTGGGCACACGCCTTATTGGCGACGACGGCCTCATTTGGGTGGCTCGGATAGTCGGGGAGGTGTAAGTTCATTACCCAGTTCGGCCAACTCGAGCCTCAACGGACCTCCGCTTCGCAAGATCTTCACGCCCCTCACGTCCGCACATAGTAGTAACCCCTCTACCCCAAGAAGAGTCAGCCAGGCCAAAGCCCAGGCCCAATCCGTCGAACTCGTGCCTCGCACCACGGCCCCGCCTCGAACTTGTAGCACCACGTCCGCGAGTTTCAGTGTAACTGGGACTAATGTGGGGGCCACGTCGTCGGGGAGCATGCCCAGTGTGAGCAAAAGCGGGTTTTCGCTCACCCAATCGTTGGAAACGCCCAAGTCTTCATTTGGTGGAAAGATTCGGGCGAAAGTGGGGGAAAAGGCCAAGTGTCGGGCCGATAAAGCCCTTCAGAACTCTGAGGAATCGGAATCCGTGCCCGAATTCCTCCAAAGCGGCAGTGTTCCCAAGTTGGAAATGGCTAAAATGCCAGCCTTCAGCTTCAGTCTACCCCAGAGTGTTCCATCATCGCATAGTGTCACCTCCAACGGCGTGGTTGATGCCATCGTGACGCCTCCTACTCGGGCTTCGACGTCGAGTTTGGACCGAAATCAAGCTATTCTCACCAGCCAGCAGGTGACCTCGGTGAAAGATAGCCCAGTGAAGGCCTCGGCCCCTCTTGTGCTCAAATCATCGCAACCCATCCAGACACCCCCAATCTCCGATCCCAAGGTCTCACCGCCCTTAAGAGATGTCAAATTCGTGTTCACACAGCCCAAGGTTGTTCCCACATCGAGCTCTTCGTCGGCATTTTCACATCAAGGGTCGAAAACGTTTAACTTCAAAAAGCCCATCGTCGTGAGTGAGGCCGGGAGGTTGGCCTCGGAATTGCCCGCCCAACATCTCACGAAATTCGGACAAAGTCCCATCTCTCAACTCCCGGACCTCACACAAGCATCATCGTCGTCGGTTTTGGGTCACACCCACTCTATAACCAGTGGATTGATGGGCTTCAGCTACAGCCCCTCCAAGTTTGCTCCCAAGCTGAAAGCCGGAAACGTCACGGACGTTCGAGGAG ACAACAATCGGTTGCCCGATGTCGCCAGTGGCATCACACCCGCTCAAAGTTTGGTTCAGGGCAGTGTAATGGACATTCTCG GCCGTCAATCCAGCTTCTGA